The genome window ATTAATGAATTTCCGAGAAGAAGTAATGCAAGATCTTCATCGTTACCAGTTTGTGGTAAAGCTGCTTGCTGGTCAGTTGCTTTTTGTTTTTGGCCATTAATTGATGTAGGCGTCAAATTAATTAATTGATTATTAGCAGCTACGGTTTGTTGCTTAGATTGAGCATGTAATGTAACAGTTTCGGCGGGTTGACCAGCTGTTGTTGGCAAGGTTACTGTTGGAGATACCGGTTGGCTCGGAACTTCTTGAAGCTGATTTCCTTCAGTCTGGGAATTAGCATCGTTTTGAGTGTTCTGATTAGTTCCTGTTTGTGACTGTGAATCTGCGTCAGCCTTCGCTAATTGTTCAGCAGTCAAGTAAATCTTACGGTTCATTGTTGGTGCGGTAATTGGTTTACCATCATTAGTCATATCAGTAATATAATCAATAAACGCGTCTGTATCTTGCCCGACAATCCCGACAACTTTGGTACCCTTAAATGCAGAAAAGCCATCTCCGCCACCTGCTAAAAAGTCATTAATAACAACATTGTAAGTCTTATTCATATCAAGCGGTTGATTATGTTGGTCATAAACTTGAACGACCTTATATGGTTGGTTAGGATCGTTTTGGTCAGTATAAGTATAATGAAGTCCAGAAATTTGTAAGTAGTAAGCTTGATCTTCGTCATATTGTTGATTCAAGGCTTCAACTATTTGTGCCCCTGTCATTTCAACTACCCGCAAAATATTACCAAATGGTTGAACCGCTTGGGCACTTCCCCATGTAATGGAACGATCAGGATTAACATGCAGATCTGCACGAACACCGCCTGTATTAGTCATCGCAAAATCAGCTGGTAAGCCCACCTTATGAGCGGCATATAATTGACCATCGACAACTAATTCACCAACGGCATTTTCACGAGTAGGGGTATTATGTAGTCGTCCAAGAATATCGCCTGTGGTAGCAGCTTCCCCTATTTTCTTATTAATAATTGGTGCTACTCTATTGTTAGCATCTTCAACAATTGCTGTAACATTTGCATCTGTTTTGATATTAGGCGCATCCTTTTCTGATAATACAGGAAAGACATGCGAAACGAGACTATTCGGTGCAAAATCATTAGTTGTTGGATCGATGTAACCGATAATATCATCGTAAGCCTTACCTGTGTAAATGGCTTGCACTAATTTTACACTACCAACAGTAGCATTAGCATATTGGTGGGAGTGACCGGCAACATAAAGGTCGACAGAATTATCAGGGTCAATTTGGTAAAGCTTCTTAATGATATCAACAGCATTACCTTTAGTGCTGCCATCTTTATCCGTTGAAACCCCTGTATGGGCAAGAACTACAATTGCATTAACACCCTTTTTACGTAAAATTTGATCATATTTTGCAATTGTTTCAGCCTCGTCTAAAACATCATAATCTTTGTAATTATCGTATAAGGTTAAAATTGGTAGGGAAGTAATTTCAATCCCAATAAAGCCAATCCGAGCAACTTTACCATCACTAGTATGAATTTCTTTAATCAAGTATGGTTGCATTCCAAATGGGATTTGACCATCAGATTTATTTACAACATTGGCAGTAATGATATTAATCCCTGTTTTCACATGAGGATAGGCCATCTCAGCTTCATTATATTGTTTAGTAGGTTCACCACCATTAACAATCCGCATATACTCAGCTAAACCTTCATCAAACTCATGGTTTCCCAAAGTTCCTATTTCAAAATGCATTGCGTCTAAAGCATGCATAGTTGATTCGTCTTGAAGAAGAGCAGAATTTGCTGGAGAAGCCCCAACCATATCTCCGGCTTCTACCCGAATTGAGGTTCCTGTCGGATTAGCGTTCTTAAAACTTTCCTCTGCCGCATCAAGGTTACCAGCTAGGCGTGCAACTGTTCCGGCATTCGAATACGTCTTATCTCCAATCGTAGCTGATCCAGTGGTTTCTAACCCACCATGCAGGTCATTGATTCCTAAAATCTGAACTGGAATGTCATTTTGATATTTGGCTAGGTCAGACCAATCAGTAGTCGTTTGCGGAGTACTTGCTTCATCCTTATTAGTCTGGACCATTGGCGTAACATTGCTATGGGCAGTTTCACCATTAACTGTTGTCCCAGTCATATCCGCATGAACACTATTAGCTTGGAAATATAATCCTAACAATGCTGTCCCTAACAATAAACAATATTTTGAACTATTATTCTTCATAAAAAACTCCTCTATAAATATACAATGGACAATAGCCTAAAAGCTGTTTTAATTTTATCATGACCAAAAGTTAATTTTTATAGTAATTTCGACGCTTATGTAAGGGTATACAACAAGACTAGATTAACTTTTTAAATTGACTTTTATATGATATGATCTTAGAGGGGAAAAACACCTATTAAAGAAAATGGGGGGGAAGTATACTGTGAGAAAACTAGCAACAATCTTTACTAGCTTTTTTGCTGGAATATGTTTATTTATTATTCCAATTAACCAACATTCAGTACTTGCCAGTGATTTACCACTCACCGTTAATATCCCAGACGGTAAGAATGCGCAAGCGACAAGCAAAGGGATTAAGATTGATACTGAAGCAGATGGATCTATCACTTTTTCAGGAAAGACTGAAGCCAATGCAACCATTAAAATTGTAAAGCATGGCGGAAACAACGGTCGCTATACTGTCGAAGCCGATGATAATGGTAATTTTAGTAAGAGTCTAAAACTTGCTACTAGTACCAAGAAGTGTCGTTTCGATATTACTGCCACTAACGGTGATGATGATAAAAGCGCCAAAACAAGTTTTACTGTTACTAATACTACTTACGTAAAACCAGTTGTTGAAAGCGAATCATCTTCAGAAATATCATCTAGCAGCAGTAGCGAGGAAAGTTCAGCAGTTAATACAAGCAGTAGTTCAACTGCACCATCGAATAACGGTGATATGCGAACCGATCAGGCCGGTATGATCGTTGGTAATGCTCGTTCAAAAATCTACCATACGCCTGATCAGCAAGGCTATCATATGAATTCAGCAAATGCGGTATATTTCAACTCAGAAGCAGAAGCGCAAACCGCTGGATACCGCAAATCATTAAGATAAATAATTTCAAAGTCATTATTGCCCTCCCCACAATAATGGCTTTTTTATATTATAAGAAAAAGCTAAGAAGAATTTCCTAGCTTTTAAAATGAAGGCCTACTTGACTGTGGAAGATAATATGGAGTTAAAGAGCATTAAATGCATTTTTTAGGCCTTCACTTAAATATATACGTAAAAAGATAACATTTGCACTTTTTATTTTAAAAAATAAAGATCTCCTATCTGGTGGTACGTAAAAAAAGAGCAGATAAGAGATCTTTACATTAAGATTTGTGGGAGAAGAAAGAGAGCAAGACAGGAATCACCTGTTACTTCATTTTTTGACGCGAACCTAGCCTTTGGAGGTCACGCAAACATCAATAGTCACCAACAGCTTTGCCAAGCAATGATAGACCATTATTGTACTACGCTGTCATCTTGTTATGAAAGCAACTTGACTCATGTCACAGCTCCCATTAAGAAAGTGATTGCAGACGAAGACAGCAACTAATGGGGAAAGGAGTCTATGAACGAACAAGTCTTCATCTCGCAAATCACCTCCCCTATAAATATATATACGCAAAAAACTAATTTTTGCACTTTTTATTTTTAATCTTTTTATCTAATTTCATCATCGCAAATTTAAATACTGTTTTGAACTTATATTTCATGCTGGTATGCGACATAACTACGGCCATTTCTTGATCGAACAATTAACTGATCTGGAATTTGCTCCTCAAGTTCAGTGATATGACTGATAATTCCAATCATCCGGTGGCCTTCAAGTTCTTGAAGGGAATGAAGAGCATCTTCAAGAGCTTGCTGATCAAGGGAACCAAATCCTTCATCGATAAAGAGCGCATCAATCTTAATTCCCCCACTTTGCTCTTGGACAATCTGGCAGAGAGCTAAAGCAAGAGCAAGCGAAGCCATAAAACTTTCACCACCAGAAAGCGTCCGGGCACTTCGCGTTCTGCCAGCATTATCATCATATACATTAACTTCAAGCCCACTCCACTTGGCACCGGCCCCATGACTTTCCGTTGCTAATTCAAACTGGTAGCGACTATTAGTTAACCGGTCTAACTGAATATTGGCTGCTACTAAGACATCTTGAAAATATGCCTGTAATACATACCGTTCTAGGCTAACGTGATTTTCGGTATTCCCAGTCACAACATCTGTTAATGTTTGTAATTCATTAATTTCTTGATCAAGTTTTCCAGTTTTTTCGACTGCCTTAATAATCTTTTGATCCGTTTCTTCTAATTGCTTATACTGAGCAGTTAACTGACCAATTTCTTGCTGATATTGCCGAAGTTGTTCACGCTCAGCATTAAGTTTTGTCTGCGTTGATGTAATATCTGGCATGGGATGACTATTGATGGCCTTAGTCAACCGCTCTTGTTGGGACTGATTATCCTGGACTTGATTCTCAAAGGTCGTTACCTGTTCACGTAAAGATGACAATGTTGCCACTTGTTCACTAGCTTCTTGCCAGAAATTCCATTTAAGTTGGACATCATATTGGGCTAAAAGATTCACAAGATATCGGTGTAAGTTATCCTGTTGCGTCGTTTGGGTGGCAAGTTCTTCTTTAGTCTGGTCGATCCGACTATTTGTCCCTGCTAATTTTTTGGCATTTTCTTGTCGTTGTTGTTGCAATGACTCAAGCTGGTTATTAAAGGCTTTGATCTTTAGTTGATCAGTTTGAATTCGCTTGTCAGCAGCTTCTTTAGTAGGAAATTTTGCTGGTAAAGAAGCTGCTTTTTCTTTCAGAATAGTCTGCTTGGCGATTAAATCCTGTTTGCAGCGGTTCACACTTTCGTCTATTTTATCTAATTCTTCTTGAGAGAACTTGGATTCTTGTTGCAATTCTTCCTCTTCTTGGCGCCATTCTTTAACCTGTTGTTCTATTCTATCGAGGTCAGTCTTCATTTCTGCTAGTTTTTGAGCGTGACTTTCGATTTGTCCCTCCCAATCACTCGGTAATTCATTATCCCCTAACAGTTCAGCTAAATTCGCCTGCCGAGTTTCTACCTGTGTTGTTAAGTTCGCAATTTGGGCAACGCTTTGGCGAACTTGCTCTTTTAACTGGTCAAGCCTACTACGGTTTTGTTGAGCTTTAACGGTTGCCGCTTTAACTTGCGCTTCCGTTACCAATTCACCATCATCTGCTAAGCTTGCCGGATGGGGGTGGTCAAGTGATCCACAAATTGGGCAAGGGGTGGCCGGCTTTAATTTTTGAGCAAGAATGGCAATTTGGTGACGGGCAAAGCGATCATTTAAGTCATCCAACTCACCTTGCGATTTTTGAACGAGTTTTTCAGCATCCCCCTGCTTTTGCTCTAATTTCGCGCAATTTTTCTTTTCAGATAAAAGTTTTGTTTCTAATTGCTTTAAATCTTTTCCAGCAGTCGTTAATTTTTCCTGAAGGCCTTCTTGTTTTGCTATGTAAACTTGAACCTCACCCAAGTTTTCATGCTCTTTTAAATTATTAGTAACAACCGTCAATTGCTGTTGAGCGTCTTGCAACTTCTTCTGGGAAGCAGCTTGCTGTTTTTCCTGCTGCTTTAAGTTTGTTTGTAGTTCATCGACAGCTGATTTTAGCTTATCTCGATCATCGAAGAATGGGAGTTTATTCGTCAAGTCGGCGACCTCAGTTTGAAGCTGATCAATTTCTTCTTGCTGCTTACTCGTTTGTTGTAGGTCGGTTTCAATTGTTTGCTGTTGCTTTTGAAGGTTGCGCAGGTCCTCATGGAGAAATTTATTGTCTAACGTTAATTTTTGGAGACGTTTTTCGCCATCTTTCCACCGTTGATATTCTGTCTGGTGTTCTTGGTACCATTCAAGGACTTTTACTTGCTGCTTTGTTTCTTGGATCTCTCCCGCTTGAGCTTGCAGTGTTTTTCCAACCTTGATAAGTTCAGCTAACTCCTCAATATTCTTCTTCAACTCTTGCTCAGTATGAAGTTGGGCATCAAGCTGATCAACTTTCTTTTGCTGTTGCTGCTCATCATCGCCCAAGTGTTCAAGATTAGCTTTTAGTCGGGATAAGTAATTTTTTGCTTCCGCTAACCATTCTTTAGTTGTTAATTGCGCATCAATCGCGGTTACTGTTTCCTTTAATGATTGAAGTTTTGTTTCTTGAGTCGTCAATGACTTCTTCTGTTCACGCAAATCATTTTTTAGCTGCGTTGCCCACTGCTCATAACGGGACGTATTAAAGAGGTCACGTAGAAGGGCTTCCTTAGTATTGCTATCTGAATCAAGAAACTGCCGAAACTTTCCTTGAGGGAGAAGGACAATCTGCTTAAATTGATCACGGGTCAGATTGAGCAAGTCAGTAATAAACGTGTCTGCCTCCTTGATTTTAGTGATTTTCTGGGGATGATCGCTTTCAAGCGGGTAAATAAGATCAACGGCTTGATTATGTTCAACCAAATTGTCGCGGCGTCCCTTTAAAACCTGTTTAGGACGACGCATAATTTGATATTTAAGGTCTTGGTGTTCAAAGGTAAACTTCACCATTGTTTCTTGATCAGCTGGTGCGAAATCAGAACGCAAAGCAGCAGCCGACCGATCACGATCATTGGTTGTTTGACCAAAAAGCGCATAACACATTGCATCAAAAATCGTGGTTTTCCCTGCACCAGTATTCCCTGCTACCAGAAATAAGGAACGCTCTGTGAACTGCGTAAAGTCAATCACTTGATGCTCATACGGTCCAAAGTAATGTAGTTCAATCGTTAATGGACGCATCCTATTCCTCCCCTTTCATAATTTGAGTCAAAGCCTTTTCTGCCCACTTCTTTTGGCGGTCAGTTAAATTATTTCCCATCGTTTGGGAATAAAAATCCGCAAGCAAATCAAGAGGCGATTCCTGAGCACGCTTTTTACTAAGGTTGAGTTGAACCTGCTTGGCCTGATGTGTCCGGTGGAGGCTGACAATCTTCGGATAATATTCGCGTAACTTGTTTAACACATCGGGGATTCGTTCTTGGTCGGTCAATTCAATGTCATAAAAATCTTCTCGTAATGCTTCTTCAGGTTTTGTAGCCAGTTCAGCAAAACTCCCTTTCAAAAGGTGAATATCATGAACCGGCGATAGCGGAACCCATTCGGCCTTAAAAGGTGCCGTCTCAACAATCCAAACGCCTTTTTCTTGCTTGGCTTCCGATATTGAAAACTTCATTGGTGAACCACTATACTTAACTTTTTCGTCATTTAAAGCATTGCGGTTATGAAGGTGACCAAGAGCAACATAATCAAAGGGAGCTAAAACATCTGTCGTAACTGCACTCAATCCGCCAACCTCAATCAAAGTTTCAGAATCAGCCGTTCGCTTACTTCCAGCCGCAAAGAAATGGGCGACAAGGACATGCCTTTTATCAGGAGCAAAATGCTTTTCCATCTCAGTTGTAATCCGCGCCATCGCATCATTGACATTTTTAATCTTGTCATCATTAAAATAGTTGCGAACTTCTTGAATCCCAAAGAATGGCAATAAGAAAAACTGGGTATCCTTGATTGTGACCGAAGTAAAAGCGTCATTAATGTTAGTGTTTAAGAAAAATGACTGGTAAGCAAACCAATCAGTCCCCGTACTCAAGCGGACCGCTGAATCATGGTTCCCACTGATTGCCAGTAAAGGAAAATGATCAGCCAGGTTTAAGTCTTGCAGCATCTGGTTTAAAAGCTTAACCGCTGCTTCATTGGGCACGGACCGATCATATAAATCCCCGGCAATCACTATCGCATCAACTTGCTGGTCTTTGGCAATTGCTTCAATCTGCTTAAAGGTTGCTAGCTGATCATCAAGCAAGCTAAAATCGTTTAATGTCTTGCCAATATGCCAATCAGCCGTATGTAAAAAACGCATAATTTCCTCCAAAAAGTAGTGTCTCTAATATTATATATACGCAAAGAATCGTTAAATCCACTTAAAATCTTGCATTTTACAGAAGTGAGGCTGGGAGAAAAATTTTCTCTCAGCCTCACCTTTTTTCACGAATAATACGTGGAACTAGCTTCTTAACTAAGTGGTTCAAATTTACCAAATGCCTCATTACTATCAGCGTTTCGGCATGGAAGATAGCCATATTGACCATCTGCGCGGGGCTGACGTAACCAAACATAGCCATTATGACGTGACCAGGCATTATAATTACGGATTCGCCCACCACTCTTTGCTTTCGTTAAAAAAGCCATAGTAAAAACTACAGCTTTTTAAAATAACCCAAATAATTTCTTACGCTGCTGAATCTTCTTAATCTGATGACGACCAATTTCATCCCCGTTAATGATAGCTCGCGCGTTATCTTGGTATTCTTGAGCAACGTCAGCGCCAAATTCACGCGATAATTTGTCAAAGGCCTGCCGCATTTCGTATTTTCGTCCTGGAAGGTCATGAGCATCAGAAGCAAAAATATATCCTTGACCAGCCGCAATCAGATTTTTACTGAATTTTTCGACTTTTTTACCAAATGTACCAACATAGGAACTAGCGGTGATTTGTGACAGGCACCCTTTTTCCAACATTTGATAAAGCAAGTCTGGTTCAGCCATGATCTTGGTATTTCGTTCAGGGTGAACAACCACTGGTGTAATTCCCCGTTGTTGAAGGTTAAAAATCATCTGATTAGTGTAATGAGGGACATCATTGTCTGGAAATTCCAGCATCATATACTTTCCACTCTCATCAGCAAATAGAATATCATCATTATCAAGAGCTTCAATTAGCTGACCATTAATTCGCACTTCTTGTCCAGAAAAGACAGTTAGTGGAATATTATTTTTCTCCAGTTCTTCCTGAAATTCTTTTGTTCGCGCTAAAACATCTTGTTTATGGTTTACATAGTGTCCGTTCATATGGTGAGGGGTCAAAAGTGCATGGGTAACCCCGTTTTCTGTTGCTTCTTTTGCAAGTCGCAATGAAATCTCCATACTTTTCGAACCATCATCAATCCCCGGCAAAAGGTGACAATGCAAATCAACCATTACCATTCTTCTCATCCTTTTTTTCACATATTAATATTTTAAGTATAGCAAGTTATAGCGGGATTTTATAGGGACTTAGGACAAAACTTCACAAAACCTATATTATTTGAGGATGTTGAGAAGGGTCTCCTTGTTGATGACGGCATTTGCTAGCTCATTTCCTGAAAGAATAGAATTAGCAAGAGCTGCTTTTTTCTGTTGCATTTCAACAATCTTCTCTTCAATTGTGTTTTGTGCAATCATTTTATAAATCGTTACGTTATTCTTTTGACCAATACGATGAGCCCGGTCAGTCGCCTGATTTTCAGCTGCAATATTCCACCACGGGTCAAAATGAATGACAACATCAGCACTCGTAAGATTTAACCCCGTTCCTCCTGCTTTCAGAGAAATTAAGAAGACGGCTGGCTGATCATAGGAATTAAATTCATCAACAAATTGTAAACGATCTTCTTTCTTTGTCTTTCCTTCAATCACAAAGTACTTAATTCCTGCATTAGCAAGTTTTTCTTTTAAGATTGCTAATGCCGATGTGAACTGCGAGAAGAGTAAAATTTTATGATTATCTGCCATTTCATCTTTAATTAAATTCATAGTTGCCTTAATTTTTCCCGAAGGACCACTGTACCCCCTATCTAACAATTGAGGACTGCAACATAGTTCACGAAGACGAGTAATTTCTGCCAAGACTGCTAATTTATTCTGCTGAAACTCTTCATCATTCTGTTTTTGAATCTGTCTTATCAATCTTTGAGCCCGTGCCTGATATAGACTTTCTTGTTTACCAACCATGGGCGTTAAAAATACCTGTTCATTTTTCATCGGTAAATCATTAAGGACATCTTTCTTCACACGACGGAGCATGAATGGTTGTACCAAACGTTTTAAGTCGTCCTGAGCTTGCTCATCCTGATTTTTAATAATCGGTCCTTCATACTGTTTGCGGAACTGCTGATAAGAACCGAGAAAGCCAGGCATCAAGTAGTCAAAAATACTCCAAAGTTCGCTTAACCGGTTCTCAATTGGAGTTCCGGTTAAAGCAAAACGCTGCTTAGCATTGATCGCTTTGACTGTTTTAGCGGCAGCAGTTTAGGGATTTTTAATGTATTGGGCCTCATCAATAACTTCAATATTAAAGAGATGCCCTTCATAAAAATCAATATCTCGTTTAGCGGCATCGTAGGAAGTAATAATGATATCCCTTTCTGTACTTTGCGCAAACTGTTTCCGCCGTTCAGCTTTACTACCATCAAGAACAGTTACTTTAAGATCTGGCGCAAACTTTTTAAGCTCGTTTTGCCAATTATAGATAACTGCTGCTGGGGCAACAATTAAATTCTGTCCGTTTCCTTGTTCACTTAATAGAACAGTAATAATCTGCAGGGTCTTGCCTAGTCCCATCTCATCCGCCAGCAGTCCACCAAAATGATACTTCATTAAGGTTATTAGCCACTGGACACCATCATATTGGTAGGGACGCAATGTTGCATGAAGATTTGCCGGCACCTTAAAATCTTTCTGCGGAGTTTTAACATCAGTAACTAGCCGGCGCAATTCTGAAGTAGTACGATAATTCAATGCTTCTTGGTGGGATAAAAGATCATCAAGATAAAGAGCACGATACACCGGCAATTTAAGTTCTTCCGCAGTAAAATCACGTGATGAGATTCCCATTTTGCGCAATGTCTCAACTAATTCAGTTAGCGAAGGTTCATCCATCTTCAAGGTTTTCTTGCCCAATTGATAGTACTGTTTATGCGGCCGGAAATCTCTTAGAATTTGCTTGATTTCTTTAGCGGTTAGTTGATCATCACCAAAATCAAACTTTAAAAGGCCAGAATCAACGG of Limosilactobacillus reuteri subsp. reuteri contains these proteins:
- a CDS encoding bifunctional metallophosphatase/5'-nucleotidase, coding for MKNNSSKYCLLLGTALLGLYFQANSVHADMTGTTVNGETAHSNVTPMVQTNKDEASTPQTTTDWSDLAKYQNDIPVQILGINDLHGGLETTGSATIGDKTYSNAGTVARLAGNLDAAEESFKNANPTGTSIRVEAGDMVGASPANSALLQDESTMHALDAMHFEIGTLGNHEFDEGLAEYMRIVNGGEPTKQYNEAEMAYPHVKTGINIITANVVNKSDGQIPFGMQPYLIKEIHTSDGKVARIGFIGIEITSLPILTLYDNYKDYDVLDEAETIAKYDQILRKKGVNAIVVLAHTGVSTDKDGSTKGNAVDIIKKLYQIDPDNSVDLYVAGHSHQYANATVGSVKLVQAIYTGKAYDDIIGYIDPTTNDFAPNSLVSHVFPVLSEKDAPNIKTDANVTAIVEDANNRVAPIINKKIGEAATTGDILGRLHNTPTRENAVGELVVDGQLYAAHKVGLPADFAMTNTGGVRADLHVNPDRSITWGSAQAVQPFGNILRVVEMTGAQIVEALNQQYDEDQAYYLQISGLHYTYTDQNDPNQPYKVVQVYDQHNQPLDMNKTYNVVINDFLAGGGDGFSAFKGTKVVGIVGQDTDAFIDYITDMTNDGKPITAPTMNRKIYLTAEQLAKADADSQSQTGTNQNTQNDANSQTEGNQLQEVPSQPVSPTVTLPTTAGQPAETVTLHAQSKQQTVAANNQLINLTPTSINGQKQKATDQQAALPQTGNDEDLALLLLGNSLMAATGLTIIDRKRKHA
- a CDS encoding Ig-like domain-containing protein, translated to MRKLATIFTSFFAGICLFIIPINQHSVLASDLPLTVNIPDGKNAQATSKGIKIDTEADGSITFSGKTEANATIKIVKHGGNNGRYTVEADDNGNFSKSLKLATSTKKCRFDITATNGDDDKSAKTSFTVTNTTYVKPVVESESSSEISSSSSSEESSAVNTSSSSTAPSNNGDMRTDQAGMIVGNARSKIYHTPDQQGYHMNSANAVYFNSEAEAQTAGYRKSLR
- a CDS encoding AAA family ATPase is translated as MRPLTIELHYFGPYEHQVIDFTQFTERSLFLVAGNTGAGKTTIFDAMCYALFGQTTNDRDRSAAALRSDFAPADQETMVKFTFEHQDLKYQIMRRPKQVLKGRRDNLVEHNQAVDLIYPLESDHPQKITKIKEADTFITDLLNLTRDQFKQIVLLPQGKFRQFLDSDSNTKEALLRDLFNTSRYEQWATQLKNDLREQKKSLTTQETKLQSLKETVTAIDAQLTTKEWLAEAKNYLSRLKANLEHLGDDEQQQQKKVDQLDAQLHTEQELKKNIEELAELIKVGKTLQAQAGEIQETKQQVKVLEWYQEHQTEYQRWKDGEKRLQKLTLDNKFLHEDLRNLQKQQQTIETDLQQTSKQQEEIDQLQTEVADLTNKLPFFDDRDKLKSAVDELQTNLKQQEKQQAASQKKLQDAQQQLTVVTNNLKEHENLGEVQVYIAKQEGLQEKLTTAGKDLKQLETKLLSEKKNCAKLEQKQGDAEKLVQKSQGELDDLNDRFARHQIAILAQKLKPATPCPICGSLDHPHPASLADDGELVTEAQVKAATVKAQQNRSRLDQLKEQVRQSVAQIANLTTQVETRQANLAELLGDNELPSDWEGQIESHAQKLAEMKTDLDRIEQQVKEWRQEEEELQQESKFSQEELDKIDESVNRCKQDLIAKQTILKEKAASLPAKFPTKEAADKRIQTDQLKIKAFNNQLESLQQQRQENAKKLAGTNSRIDQTKEELATQTTQQDNLHRYLVNLLAQYDVQLKWNFWQEASEQVATLSSLREQVTTFENQVQDNQSQQERLTKAINSHPMPDITSTQTKLNAEREQLRQYQQEIGQLTAQYKQLEETDQKIIKAVEKTGKLDQEINELQTLTDVVTGNTENHVSLERYVLQAYFQDVLVAANIQLDRLTNSRYQFELATESHGAGAKWSGLEVNVYDDNAGRTRSARTLSGGESFMASLALALALCQIVQEQSGGIKIDALFIDEGFGSLDQQALEDALHSLQELEGHRMIGIISHITELEEQIPDQLIVRSRNGRSYVAYQHEI
- a CDS encoding exonuclease SbcCD subunit D; its protein translation is MRFLHTADWHIGKTLNDFSLLDDQLATFKQIEAIAKDQQVDAIVIAGDLYDRSVPNEAAVKLLNQMLQDLNLADHFPLLAISGNHDSAVRLSTGTDWFAYQSFFLNTNINDAFTSVTIKDTQFFLLPFFGIQEVRNYFNDDKIKNVNDAMARITTEMEKHFAPDKRHVLVAHFFAAGSKRTADSETLIEVGGLSAVTTDVLAPFDYVALGHLHNRNALNDEKVKYSGSPMKFSISEAKQEKGVWIVETAPFKAEWVPLSPVHDIHLLKGSFAELATKPEEALREDFYDIELTDQERIPDVLNKLREYYPKIVSLHRTHQAKQVQLNLSKKRAQESPLDLLADFYSQTMGNNLTDRQKKWAEKALTQIMKGEE
- a CDS encoding tyrosine-protein phosphatase; translated protein: MVMVDLHCHLLPGIDDGSKSMEISLRLAKEATENGVTHALLTPHHMNGHYVNHKQDVLARTKEFQEELEKNNIPLTVFSGQEVRINGQLIEALDNDDILFADESGKYMMLEFPDNDVPHYTNQMIFNLQQRGITPVVVHPERNTKIMAEPDLLYQMLEKGCLSQITASSYVGTFGKKVEKFSKNLIAAGQGYIFASDAHDLPGRKYEMRQAFDKLSREFGADVAQEYQDNARAIINGDEIGRHQIKKIQQRKKLFGLF
- a CDS encoding DEAD/DEAH box helicase encodes the protein MLDRGYSGPSGKIKATMNLIKDEMADNHKILLFSQFTSALAILKEKLANAGIKYFVIEGKTKKEDRLQFVDEFNSYDQPAVFLISLKAGGTGLNLTSADVVIHFDPWWNIAAENQATDRAHRIGQKNNVTIYKMIAQNTIEEKIVEMQQKKAALANSILSGNELANAVINKETLLNILK